The Pirellulales bacterium genome segment GTCGGCCTGACCGACATTCATTTCCAACGCCCCGACGACGCGCAGCTCAATGCTCAGCTATCCGGCAACTTCGGCATCTTCTCCGGCAAAGGCGACATCGCCGTCCGCATCCATTTCGCCCCCACCGCCGCCCGCTACGTGAACGAAAAGCGCATGCACGCCAGCCAGCAAGTGCAAATGCAACCCGACGGCAGCGCCCTCGTCGAGTTCCAGCTCAGCAGTCTCGTCGAAATAAAATCCTGGATCCTCAGCTTCGGCCCCGCCGCCGAAGTGCTCGAGCCGGAGGAATTGCGAGAGGAGATCCTCGCAGACCTTCAAGCGTTGCAATCGATGTATCGGACAGGAAAGAAATCCATGACCAGTCCGCGCAGCCGCCGCACTATGCCGGTCGTGGAATCATCGCTTCAAGGCAAGACCACGATTCCAAAAGCCCGAAAATGAACGTCCGACGCAACGGCAGCTCGAATGCCAAGCTCATCGATCACAACTTTGCTCGTGCAGTCCGTGAAGCTCCAGCGGGAGGCCGCTTGCTGCTGGAAGAGTATCCAAGCACGATTAATGATGTCGGACGTAAGAAAATGAATACTACAGATGGCTTGGGCAAACAGTTGCTGCCCGACTTGCAGCGCAAGTCTCGGGCGCTTCCTGGCAATCAGCAGCGTGAGCGTCTCGTCGATGCAGTAATCGGACGTAACGAGCCGCTCGTCGTTCGCCTCGAACCATTTCGCGACGCGGGCATGGTCAGGATCATCAGCCACGAAGCGCGCGAACCAGGCACTGGTATCGACGAAGATCATGATCCGTCACTGATAGATCGCGCTGTCGTGGTCGGCCCCGCGGAACGCATCGCCAGGGTTCTCGTTGGCCACGCCGTCGATCGCCGCCAGCGCCGCCAAGTAACGAGCCCGCTCATGCGGCAGCATGGTATCACCCGCTTGGCCACCCGCCGCGCGTACCACGATCGTCACCTCCGTGCCATCCGGCAAGGAGATCGGCCCCTCGACAACCACCGCACCATTCTCGATCCGACCATGAATAGTCATCCCCTCATTCTAACACGACCCGCTTCAATGTGGCCGCGGCCGTTTGGCCGGGGAAAAGGACGCATCCTCGGCTTCGACACCTACATGGACCAGCTTCAATGTGGCCGCGGCCTGTTGGCCGCGGAAGGGCGGGGGCTTTTACCCAAACCATGCACAGTTCCTAGCTTCAATGTGGCCGCCCGTTCGTTGTGGACGGAAGCTCTGATATCAGTTAAACCATGAGAAAAAGCACCCGTCAATACCATGCACAGTTCCTAGAACAGTTACATGGCATTATATGTTCCACGTGTAGGAGTAATTTACCTACCCGCCGGAGACCAAATGTCATGACACATCATACCGAAGCGACGATGCTGGAGCGGTTGGCTGGCGTTTCGCGGCAGATCAAGGCGCTCGCACGCCGAAGCAGACAGACGATGTTCGATGAAGACGACCTGCTGCAAGAAGTCTCTCGCATCGCGCTCGAGTCACGGATCGACTGGGTTACGGTAAAGAATTCTTGGTTCATTGTGACTGCAATGAACATTCTTAAGTCCGCCGCGCGACGCGTCAGATGCTGGCGGCGGT includes the following:
- a CDS encoding PIN domain-containing protein produces the protein MIFVDTSAWFARFVADDPDHARVAKWFEANDERLVTSDYCIDETLTLLIARKRPRLALQVGQQLFAQAICSIHFLTSDIINRAWILFQQQAASRWSFTDCTSKVVIDELGIRAAVASDVHFRAFGIVVLP